In Ignavibacteria bacterium, the sequence ATCTTATCCTTTCTAAGACGTATCTCTTCAGGAAGGATTCCTTTCATTGCTTCTCGGAGTATATATTTAGACCATCCTTTATTAATGATTTTATCAGAATCTAATGCCAGTGTTTTTTCTACTAAACGGAAATCTAAAAAAGGGACTCTAGATTCAAGTGAAAAAAACATTGAGTTTCTGTCTTCCCACTTTAAAAGATGCTCTAGTTTATACTCAAAATGATCAAATAATGCTTTATTAAGAGTATCAGAATTATATAAATTTGTAGAAATTGTATTGTTACTAGAGAAATGCTTAACAAATGAGTCTTTAATGTATCCCTTTTCATTTACTCTGACAAATGTTCTTAAATTTGAAGGAAGCAAAAAGTAAAGAAATGTTTTTAGACCATAAACTGATTTGTGAAGGCTCAAATAATGAATAATCTCACTCAGCAACCTTAATAACCTAAATCTTCTTAGAAGATCCTTATAATAGTAACCATAGAAGTAATGATATCCGGCTAATTTTTCATCTGCCCCCTGACCATCTAAAGTAACAACTACGTATTTTTGAGCTAATTCCATAACCTTAAACTGAGCATAAGGGGCTGTTGATGGAATAGGTTCTGCATGTACTAGAATGAAATTTTCTAAATCATTTAAAAGTGTCTCAGCAGTTGGGTATGTAAAATGCATCATGTTAACGGATTTTTTATATAGCCGGATAAAATATGATTCATCACCCCGCTTACCTTCTCCATAAATCGCTGAGAATGTGTTTAAGTCATTCTTTCCATACTCTTTTAGCAGAATACTGACAATACTTGAGGAATCCAAACCACCGCTTAAACACACACCAATAGGAACGTCGCTCCTTAATCTTAATCCTACAGCCGAACTGAATAATTCACGATATTCTTCTGGTGATTGGAATCCATCATTTTGAGAAACATTTGCTCGCAAATCATACCATTTTTGGATTGACAACTGATTACCTGATATTCTAATTAAAGAACCGTGTTGTAATTTTTTGATGCCATTAAAGAATGTGGTTTCAGTTTGATCTGTTCTATTAAATGTTAAATAATCAAATATTGCATGAACATTTGGCGAAGATTTTTGATTAAGAACTGCCAGAATTGCAGGTATTTCAGATGCAAATACAAATATGTTAGTATCCAGATAATAGTAAAATGGTTTAACTCCATATCGGTCTCTTGAAAAAAAAATATCTTTTGTTTGTGTATCAAGAATACAAAATGCCCACATGCCGTTGAATTTATGCAGGCAATCTTCTCCCCATTCTATAAATGAATATAAAATAACTTCTGTATCTGTATTTGATTTAAAATTATAACCTTTTCTTTTTAATTCATTTCTGATCTCTAAAAAATTATATACTTCTCCATTATGAATAATTATATATCTCTTAGTTTCATCAAACATTGGTTGATGCCCTAGAGGAGATAGATCTAAAATACTAAGTCTTACGAAACCAAGACCGATATTTCCATCAATAAAAAAACCAACGTCATCAGGTCCACGGTGTTTTATCTTCCACATCATCTTTTTGATTAGATATTCTTCAACTGGTTTTTTATCAAAGTTAATTATTCCACAAATTCCACACATTATTCGCTGATCCTATGATAAATTTCATTTATTCTTTTTGCCACTGCTACTGAATCTAATCCTAGCTCAATTATTCTATCTCTTCCATATGTTCTCCCATTCTCTTTGACAAAGTTAAGGGCAAATAATATTTGCGCCAAAACATCTTGAACATTAAATTTAGTGATAAAACACCCAGGCGTTGAGCCGATAACCCAACTAATATCGCCAACATTTGTGGTAACTATAGAACAATTGCAAGCCATTGCTTCTTTTATAACATTTGGAGATCCCTCATGAAAAGAGGTCATTAACACAATGTCAGCGGCATTGTAGTATAAGTACAATTCAGAATGAGTGGTTTTATAAATAGTTCTAAACTCAAGATTATTAATCTTTGACAATTTTACAGCCTGTTCCGCTAATTTATAATTTTTTTCATGTCTTTTTGGATCAGCCACAAATATTATTAATTTAGAGTCCGATTTGATTGCTAGTTTTTCTCGTGCACTACTTTTATCCAATACTGGAAATTTTAATAGATTTACACCATTCGGAACAATTTCTACTTTATTTGTTCTAATTTTTTTTCTCATCTCTTTCGATTTCACTATTACAAAGTCATAAAAAATATTAGCGAGAAATATGTTTATTTTGGCTATAATTCTACTAATAATTTTAATTTTTCCGCTATTAGTATTTGAACCTAAAATATCATCTCCCATAAATGAAACGACTAATTTTTCTTTTCCCTTTGCACATAATGCAACTATTCCACTTAATCCGTAATGGGCGTGAATTAAGTCTAATTTATTAATTTTTAAATACTTTTTTAACGAAAAAATATTTTTAGTATATCCTAAGATTCCACGCCCTTCAATTAAAAAACTTTGAACTTCTATTCCGATAGACCTCAAATCGTCAGCTTGAGCTTTACAAATTATACTTAATCCTCTCTGGTTACCACTTGAAACAAAAAGTACTTTCATAGTTGTTTTATTTAATATAAGCATTTAGCATAAAAAGGGTCCAAATAAAATTGCCGTGATCATGGTATTTACTCGTATTTTGAGCGATGATAATACCGATCGTATTCCTATCTAATATTTTTCCAATATTATTTGTATTTTCCTCATAAAAAGGGAAATCTTTTGTGAACCAATCTCTTAAAGGTATAGTAAACCCTCTTTCTGATTCTTTTAATAAAGGAGGGGGAAGGCTTTTCCCAATTGTATTTCTTAAAATACTTTTGCGTTTCCACCCTTCAAGTTTTACACTCTTATCAACCTTAACCAAAAATTCTATAAGTCTGAAGTCTAAAAATGGTGCTCGAGTTTCTAATGAATTTGCCATGCTCATTCGATCAACTTTTACAAGATAATCATTGGGTAAATCACACATAAAATTTATAAACATATGTTTATAAAAATCATTTCTGTAAGGGATTTTGTTCAGAATTTCGGACACATAGTCTTCAATGGATATAATATCGTTTATATTTTTGGTTAAACTCTTAATATTGTGAAAAGATGTATAACTTCGTTTTATTGGAAATCTCTCCTGATAGGATAAATTTGCAGTAAAAAGTATAT encodes:
- the asnB gene encoding asparagine synthase (glutamine-hydrolyzing), with the translated sequence MCGICGIINFDKKPVEEYLIKKMMWKIKHRGPDDVGFFIDGNIGLGFVRLSILDLSPLGHQPMFDETKRYIIIHNGEVYNFLEIRNELKRKGYNFKSNTDTEVILYSFIEWGEDCLHKFNGMWAFCILDTQTKDIFFSRDRYGVKPFYYYLDTNIFVFASEIPAILAVLNQKSSPNVHAIFDYLTFNRTDQTETTFFNGIKKLQHGSLIRISGNQLSIQKWYDLRANVSQNDGFQSPEEYRELFSSAVGLRLRSDVPIGVCLSGGLDSSSIVSILLKEYGKNDLNTFSAIYGEGKRGDESYFIRLYKKSVNMMHFTYPTAETLLNDLENFILVHAEPIPSTAPYAQFKVMELAQKYVVVTLDGQGADEKLAGYHYFYGYYYKDLLRRFRLLRLLSEIIHYLSLHKSVYGLKTFLYFLLPSNLRTFVRVNEKGYIKDSFVKHFSSNNTISTNLYNSDTLNKALFDHFEYKLEHLLKWEDRNSMFFSLESRVPFLDFRLVEKTLALDSDKIINKGWSKYILREAMKGILPEEIRLRKDKIGFMTPDDEWFREQKFQKFVNELLSSDSFSSRNIVDVKKAKVIYQNHLDKKIQASKEIWKWVHLELWFRKFID
- a CDS encoding glycosyltransferase family 4 protein; amino-acid sequence: MKVLFVSSGNQRGLSIICKAQADDLRSIGIEVQSFLIEGRGILGYTKNIFSLKKYLKINKLDLIHAHYGLSGIVALCAKGKEKLVVSFMGDDILGSNTNSGKIKIISRIIAKINIFLANIFYDFVIVKSKEMRKKIRTNKVEIVPNGVNLLKFPVLDKSSAREKLAIKSDSKLIIFVADPKRHEKNYKLAEQAVKLSKINNLEFRTIYKTTHSELYLYYNAADIVLMTSFHEGSPNVIKEAMACNCSIVTTNVGDISWVIGSTPGCFITKFNVQDVLAQILFALNFVKENGRTYGRDRIIELGLDSVAVAKRINEIYHRISE